The genomic segment GCCAAAGCGGAAGGATATTTGGACAACCGAAAACGGCTGATTTCGTAATTCTTGTATTGCAATATACCCTAATGGGGTATAGTATAACAAGGTGGAAGGAGGTTCAAAATAATGAAAAAGACACTACTCATTCTCGGAGTTACTGCCACGCTCATGCTTAACGGTTGCGCGAGAGGCGCTAACGTGGAAGGCATGCAGGCCATGGACCATCAAGCGCACGCTCTTTCAACGGCCACGTTCGAGGGATTAAAGAAAGCATCCGCCCCTGCATTTCCTGTCGGAAGCAAGGTTACGATTCATTCGGATCACATGGAAGGGATGAACGGCGCCGAGGGTACGGTATCCGGGGCATTCGATACGACCCTTTACGCAGTAACTTACAAACCCGCAACGGGCGGCAAGACTGTCCATGATCACAAGTGGGTGATCCAGGAGGAGTTAAAAGATGCGGGCGAAGCGCGCTACGCGCCGGGCGACTCCGTCACGCTGAATGCGGACCATATGGAAGGCATGATGGGGGCCGCGGCCACAATCGATCTCGTCGTGAAAGGCACCGTCTATTCCGTAGACTACGATCCGACTACCGGCGGAGATACGGTTAAAAACCATCGATGGGTATCCGAAGACGAGTTGTCCGCCAGATAACCCGTCCCTGTTGTCATTTTAGTCCGAACGTTTTTCGTATCACGGAAAATAGCAAAGCGCCGAATGCGGCGGCCGCATTCAGCGCTTTGCAGTAACGCTATTTTACGATTGCTGGCATCCATTCGCAATGGATTCTACGATCAGGAGCGACCGCCCTTGCGGCCTGCCTCTTCGCGGCTCATGCCGTTCCGATCGTCGCTTTGGCTGCGGTTGTTGCTGCCGCCTCGGGCTTCGCCGCCCTTTTCGCCGATTTCTTGGTAAAATTCCTTGTCATGCGTCCTTGCTGTCGCTTCTCCACCCATACGTCCTGCTTCTTCGCGGCTCATCGTGTTGTTGTCGTCGTTGCGTGCCATTCAGAATCACTCCTTTGGGTTTGTCGGGCTTGCCTGCCCACGGTATATGTACCCGTACCCGATGAGTGTAAACGATAATGAGAGCTTTCTCAAAATAACAACGGCGATCGCTGTCGGTTAAACGAAAACGCTCCGCCTCAGCATTCGCGGGATTCGCGAACAACGAGACAGAGCGTGTTAGAAGTCTTAATGTAAAATTGCAATCGTACCGAAGACTTTCGTTGTCGACAACGTCAACCCAGTAGTCGGCGAAAAGCTTAATGCAGAGGACAGGGGTCGAACCCGTACGATGGTCACCCATCGCAGGATTAAGTCCTGAAACGGGCTTATTGGCTTATCCCTGTTCTTGTTTTGCTCCTCGACGGCTTCAAGCGCCAGGAGTCCCATTGTCATAGAAAACCACATGGCGTTTCGCCTTCTTAATACATGTCAAATTTCAAGCCTCCAATGCTAGATTAGTATCGATATCTAAGAATGGAGGACCATTTAAATGAAAAAATCGATCTATCGGCAGTTCACCATTGCAGCACTTGCGCTGATAATGGCATTCTCGAGCCTTCCTCTGGCCGCGAAACCGGCATCCGCCGCGCAAGCAGGACCACCGATGTTCCAGGATGATTTCGAAGGAACGAATGCTGCGGCTTGGACGATAGGCAGCGGCAGCTGGGTCACGGAGGAAGGCAATAACGAACCGTTGTTCTCGGACGACTTCGAAAATGGAAACGCTGCCAAATGGACAAACAACGGCGGCTCCTGGTCTGCGGTTCAGAACGGCACATCTATCTCGTACAGGCAAAGCGCCGGAGGAGCCTCCGAGTTGATCGCAGGGGACTCTTCATGGACGAATTACGTATACGAGGCGGACGTCAAGCTAGTAAACGGCGCTGGGGCGATGATGGATTTCCGCTATCAAGACAGCCTGCATTTTTACTATTTGTACATGAGCGAGACCTACATCAGACTCATGAAGCAGAACGGAAGCGCTCAAGACTGGATTTCAGCCTACGACGGCCCGTCGCTTCAGACGTCGGCAACCGTTGGGATTAAAGTCGAGGCTATCGGCAATCAATTCAAGATATACCGTGACGGAGAGCTTGTTCTCTCGACCGCGGACAACTCTGATCCATACCTATCGGGAAAAATCGGACTAGCCACATGGGCGACCTCGGTGGAATACGATAACGTATCGGTGTTGGATACGACGGCCAACCATGTATTCGTTCAATCCGACGACAACGGCGGTGAAGCCGTCTCGGGAGAACTCTCTTGGTCTAACTATTCCGTTCAGACGCGCCTCGCGCTCTCGTCGCTCAGCTCTGACGGTTCGGCGGGCATCCGCCTGCGACAACAAGATTCCGGCGACGGATATGACATGCGCTATTTATCCGACAGCGACGGCGGTAAGCTGCAGATCTTGAAGATAATAAACGGAGAAGAGACGATTGTCGCGGAAGCTCCGTTCTCCATGCAAACGGGGCGGTCCTATGTTTGGAAAGGCGTCGCGGCCGGCAAATATCTTGACCTTTACATCGATGGAAATAAATATCTTTCCGTGGTGGATTCGACCTATACCACCGGTAAAATCGCTTTAATGCTATTGAACGCAACGGCAAGCTACGACAATGTGATCGTTGAGCAAGTGTCCGTACCGATTATCTCCGACGGCAATACGACGTTCTACGTCAGCTCCAGCTTGGGCGACGACAACAACGATGGATTAAGCGAAGCGACTGCCTGGAGGACGCTGGAGAAGGCAAACGAAGCCGAGTTCCATGCCGGAGACAACCTCCTGTTAAAGTCGGGAGATCGTTGGAACGAACCGCTTATTCTGCAAGGCTCGGGCACGGCTGAATATCCGATTAAGGTTAGCTCTTATGGCACGGGAGATAAACCTGTAATCGCCTGGAATGCCCCTCATGGAGGAAGTGTCCTATCAGGACGCAACTTAAGCAACTGGGTGATTCAAGGATTGGCCTTGCAGATTATCCCCTCCTCGACCCAATCGTGGAGCAATATCACGGCGGGCATTCAACTCTATTACGATAACTCGAACGGTCACGGGAACGTACTTATCGACGGGAATGATGTGTACAGCTCTACCTATGACAGCAACACGAACGGCATCGTCATCTCGGCCTCTGTTCCGGGAACGGACAACAAGGAAGTAGCAAGAGACCTAACGATCTCCAATAACACGGTTCATGATATTGGCTGGTACGCGATAACGACGACAGGCTGGGATACGGAGAAGAACGAAGAATTGCGTTCGCAGCTTATGTACGGCAATGTCAAAGTTTCCGGAAACGAAGTGTACAACACGGCCAGCCAAGGTATCGTCGTGCAGAATGCGCACAACTCGGTCATCGAACGGAACGTCGTACACGACGGAGGACTCGGCACGGATACTTGGGGACCGGGAGGATTATGGTTTATCGCCTCTCGGGATTCGGTCATCAAGTTCAATGAAATTTATAACATGAAAGACGCCAATTCCGGATTTGACGGAGCTGGCCTTAACATAGATTGGTATTGCGACAACATCACCGTGCAATACAACTATTCGCACGATAATAAAGGCAACGGCATCACGACCATGAGCAATTACGGCACCAAAATCATCAACAACAAAGTCAAAGGCAACAAAGCGCAGCAATCGAACGGGAACGGCCAGATTGCCCTCGGCAACTTCACGGGAAGACCGGATCTCTCTTCCGGCCTGCACAACGTAGAAGTCGCGAGCAACACGATTCTCGTGGACGTCGACGGTACTTCGGCGATCAACAGCGCATCCAATCCCTACGGGACTTGGACAGGAATAACGATTCATAACAACAACGTTGTTATCGGACAAGGAATGCCGGATAACGAAGTGTTCAGCATCGCGCCGAATACGAGCATAAGCGCTATTGACGGGAACCGGATATACAGCGATTCTGCCGCATTCCGCTCGATCCTGCACGGGACAGAATATACCGACTTAGCCTTATGGCAAGCGGGTACGGGATACGATCTGAATAGCCAAGTGCTTCCGCAGGACCAAACCGCTCCTTCTTCCGTCAGCAACGTAGCCGCAGTAGCGGACGGATATGTGCAGCTTACTTGGGAGCTCGCGGAGGATCAAGGTTCAGGGATCGCACACTATAATATTTATAGAAGCGTGACGCCTCAGTTCGAACTGACTTACGCCAACATGGTAGGCGAATCTGCATCCGCTTCATTCGAGGATCGGGAGGATGTGCAAACGAACACAACTTATTATTATCGGGTAGAAGCGGAAGACCGGAACGGCAACGTCGGCGTCGCATCGGATACGGTTGGCATTACGACCGGGGCGACCGTCCTCACGCCCGAACAGCCGAAGTTGGTCGACTTCATGGCTCCTCGCGATCAAGATATCATCAGCTTAGCCAGCTTGATCGCGAAGCCTTACCTGTCGGGCATCCCGAATGTTCGCAGCGTTCAATTGTTCGTAGACGATCGACTGGCGCAAGAATCGGACTCGTTCCCTTACTCCTTCCTCCTTGAGGGATTAAAGAACGGCAAGCATCGGTTGCAGTACAAAGTGCATGATACGAACGGCGGAGTCATTGAGTCGGCACCGATTACTATTGACAAGCAAGTCGTCGCCCTCCGAAGTCTCTACGCGACAACGGCTCCGATCATTGACGGCGATCTATCGGATTGGGAAACCGCGGATTTCCGCATAGATCAACTCTCACAGGTTAATAACATCGACAGCGCGTTCTCCGATAACTGGACGCCTCAGAAGCTAAAAGCCGCAGGGAATACTCGCTGGGACGATACGAATTTATACGTGGCTGTTTCGGTAACCGAAGATGAGCACCATCTGTCCATTACGAACGCTGCCGATCTGTGGAAAGGCTCCAGCATTCAGATCGCGATCGATCCCGACCGGGGCAGCGCCCCTGGAAGCAAGGGCTATACCGAGTTCGCGTTCGGGCTAACGGACGACGGAAGCGCACTCGCCTATCGCTACCATGCGATCGGCGGCAAAGTTGCCGGAGCTTACTCTTCGGGGCAACTCTCGATCGTGCGCAACGAGTCGACCAAACTTACCGACTATGAAATCGCCATCCCTTGGAGCGAGATCATTCCTTCCGGCACTCCGATCGGAGACGGTTCTTCGCTCGGCATCTCCGTGCTGGCCAATTATAGCGACGGCACCCATGTGAATCCGGCTTCCGGCGACGCGCGCAACGGGTGGATCGAATATAATAGCGGAATCGGTGCTGGGAAGGCCCCCGGATTGTTCGGCTATTTATTACTCGGCCACCAGCTTCTTACGGCTCCTGCGATCGGCGGAACCGCGATGCCGGGAGGCAAAGTATCCTTGATATGGCCCGAAGTCGCCGGCGCAACCGGGTATACGCTGAAATACGGCACGGCCAGCGGCACTTACACCCATACACTCGAACTCGGCAACTCGACAGCCTCCGAGATTGAAGGACTGTCCATCGGAACGACCTATTTCTTCGCGGTCGAGGCTTACGATGCATACGGAGTCAGCGAACTCTCCAATGAGCTGCGTCTTACGCTTCATGCCGACGACATTACGATTCCGTCCGGAAACCCAGGGAGCACTGACCATTCCGATCCGACGGTTGCCGTCATTCCGGTGTCCACGATCGGAGATACTCCCCTTACTCTCGAAATCGGACAAGCGACGATCACCTTGTCGCCGTCCTTGCTGAAGGCGTGGATCGGACAATCGGATCAGTTGGAAGGAGCGACCATCGAAGTAAGAGCCGTACCCGTAACCGATTCTAAGAAGGCAAGCATCCCCACTTCCGATGGCCGAGCCATGCTCCGAGCCGCAAGTCAAATGATCGATATCCGTGTTAGCCTATTCACCTCCGAGGGAAAGCAAGCTGCTGTTGAACCCTACAAGGGCGGACTCTCTCTCTCGCTCTCGTACGATATAGATGCGAACGATGAGCTGCTCGGCATCTATGGGTACGACGAAGCCGCGAAACAGTGGGAATACATCGGCGGCGATATCGATCCGTCGCAGCATCGAATTACCGTCGATTTGCCGTATCTCGGTCTATACTCCGTCATTGAGTACAAGTTGACCTTCGAGGACGTCTCTTCGGGTCATTGGGCCGCACGTGCGTTGCAAGCGCTAGCCGCCAAGCATATCGTGAAAGGCGTGACCGATGCGAGATTCAATCCGTCAAGCGTTACGACCCGTGCCGAATTCGTCACGCTTCTCGTCCGCGCGCTGCATCTGCAAGCAACCAATGCGGATACCGTTTTCACCGATGTAAGATCGGATGCCTGGTACGCGGACGCCATCGCGGCAGCCGTGGAAGCCGGCATCGTGTTAGGCAAGGCTGATAATCGATTCGCCCCGCAAGAGCCGATCACCCGCATGGAGATGGCGGCCATGATCGTACGCGCGATCGGCCTCCCGACGACAAATGGCGAAGCCAAATACGCTGACGTTAACGACATCCCGCAATGTTCAATTCCATTTGTCGTCGCCGTATCGGAAGCCAAGCTCATGCAAGGCAAGGGAGACAACCGGTTCGCGCCGGGGCACGAAGCCACTCGTGCAGAGGCTGCTCAACTCCTCTACAACTTGTTGAACGACCATCGCAAATAAACAAAAACCTTCTCCAACCTCTTATGGTTGGAGAAGGTTTTTCTATTTTTAGGAAGTCGACTATTCTTTGATAACCCCGCAAGCCTTCAGCCAATTCATAGCCATGAACCAGTTGCCGGTCGAGTTCATGTGCACCTGATCGACGGTAAGCGTTCTCCTCCGTTGCTCTCGCAGGTAAGACGTGAATAATCGATTCTGCGGTACGAGTATCGCCCCGAACTGTTGCGCGACTTCCCTGATCGCTTGATTATAAGGCAGTAAACGCTCGTTTTTGCCATCGTCCGGATCCTCCGAGATAATCGTCGTCTCCATCAAGATGAACGATGCGTCCGTCCGTTTCTTCGTCTCCTCTAGCAGTTCGCAATACGTGTCCCGATACTTCGTTAAGCCGACTTCCTTCCATTCGTCGTTAATGCCGATCGATATCGTTAACCAATCGGGCTTCAACGCGATCACATCCTCTTGCCAGCGTGCATGCAGATCAAGTATCGTTTCCCCGCTTACGCCCCTGTTCTCGATCTGTAAGAAAACCGCCGGATGAGCGATCGAGAGATAATCCCTCGCCATCCGAACATACCCTCCTCCGAGCCCGTCGGGATCGTCCTTCCGTCCGCTATCCGTAATGCTGTCTCCGATAAATAAGAGCTTCTGTCCATCCTGAAAGTTCATCTGTATATCCTCCTCCTATGTCAAAAGTAAGGGACTATCCGCAGAATCTTGCGTCTGGAATAGTCCCTCGATAACGATACTCGTTGGCGTTCGATTAACGCCCTTCCGCTACGGCTTCTTTATTCGTTTCTTCGATCACCTTCGTGCCGCCTTTAGACAACCAAGCATCCTTGAATTTCACGAAATCCACATTGACGTCCTTGGATTCAACAATGAGCTTGATGATTTCTTCGTTAACGTAGTCATTCAACTGATTAGGAATGCTTGGATCCAACGCATCCTCGCTAATATTCAAGTAAGCCAACGGATTAGGTACGGCATAATCGCCTGTGGATTTAGACAAGGCCACGATGTCTTCCTTATTCGGCGTACTGTCGGGTAAATAATCCGTGTTCCAAGAAACGAGCGCCTTCAGGCTGAATGCCTTGTCCTTGGACTTCTCTTCATCCGACAGCAAAGGAACGATCTTGTCTCCTTCTTTCTTGTAATGCACGCCTTCGACGCCGTTGAGCATCAGATTCTGGCCTTCATCGGAGAGCAAGTAATCGAGAAGCTCCAGCGCTTTCTTTTGTTTCTCTTCGGAGATGCCGGCATTGATAGATGTTTCGCACCAGAAGTTATTGAAGCCGTCCATCCGTTGAATGCCCGATTTCCCCTTTAACGTGCCGACCCAGGTGAAAATGGATTTCGGATCCGCATCCGGACTTGCCTTTAAAAATTTATTGTAGATATCGTTGTAGAACGTTGCATTGGCATTGTGAATGATCATGCCGACTTTGCCCGTCACGAATTTCTCGATTTTCTTGTCATCCGTATTCAGCATGAATTCGGGATCGAGGATCTTCTCATTATACATTCCATTCAAGAACGTTACGGCATCCTTCGTTTCATCGGATATGACTTCCGGTGTCCATTGTCCTTCTTCCTTCTCCCAACGCTCCGTGCTCGTGTCGAACGCATTAAAGATCGGGTATTGCCACCATACGCCGCCGGAGCTGGACGTATAACCGTAAGTATCCTTCTTGCCGTTGCCGTCCGGATCGTTCTCTGAGAATGCCTTGGCGACGGCGTAAAATTCATCAATCGTCGTCGGCACTTGAAGGTTTAGCTTGTCCAGCCAATCTTTGCGAATCAGGATGTTATGCCCGCTGACCGCATCTTTGCCGCTGCCCGCTTCGTTATAAATCGGCAGTGAGTATTGCTTATTTCCCGTCGTCTTGGCCAATACTTCGAAGTTGGCTAACGAATTCTTGATATTCGGATATTGGTCGGCATAATCGGATATCGGAAGCACCATGCCTTCTTTAATCCACTGGCGGTATTGAACCGGACGGTCGATCCCATAGGAGACAAAGACGTCGGGCATTTCCCCGGAGGCAATCATGACGTTCAGTTTCTCTTCCCAGTCGTTCCAAGAAGCCGTAATCGGCTTGATTCGAATGTTCAGCTTCTCCTGAAGCTGCTTGTAAATAACCGAATCCGGCGCGTCCGCCCCCTCGAACATCCAACTGAACACGCTCAGTTCGACCGGCTCCGCCGACTCGCTTGGCGCGTTCACCGCGCTGCCGCTTGCCGTCGCGGCGCTTGGCGCCGATGAGGCCGCACCGTTGTTGTTGTTGCCGCAACCCGAGAGAACGCTTCCAAGCGCGAATGCAGCCATTACTGCGAATACGAGTTTGTTTCTTCTGTTAAACATGCGTACCAACTCCCCTAGTTATAATTAGATTACGGATTTCCAGTGAAAGGTTCAACTCTTGATCGAACCGATCATCACCCCTTTCACGAAGTGCTTCTGGATGAAGGGATACACGACAATAATCGGAACGACGGATACGATGACGACCGCGTTCTTGATCGTGTCGCCGAGCATGAATTCCTCGCTGACGAAGCTGCCTCCGCGGGTGAGCTCCATATTGTTGTTGATAAGGATATCCCTCAATACCATCGCTAAAGGCCAAATCTCCTTATCGTTCAGGAACAGCATCGGAGTATACCAGTTATTCCATTGTCCTACCGCAATGAACAAGGCGATCGTCGCCAGAGCGGGGACAGACAACGGCAGAATGATTCGAAAGAATATTTTCATATATCCTGCGCCGTCCATCTTCGCCGATTCCTCCAGTTCGATCGGAATGTTCTGGAAGAACGTCTTCAGGACGATCATGTTATACGTGCTGATCGCCGCGGGGATAATCATTACCGCAAGACTATTCACCAATCCCAGATTCTTGATCAGCAGGTAATAAGGAATCAATCCTCCGCCGAAAAACATGGTGAAGATGATAAACAGGAAAATCGCGGACCTGCCGGGAAGATCGTGTTTGATCAGCGGATAAGCCGTGATCGCCGTAACGAATAGTTGGTACAAGGTTCCCGCGACCGTCACAAACAAGGAGACAAGAAGGGATCTCATGATCGTATCCTTGGAGAATACGAATTCGTAAGCCTCGAAAGATATTCTCCTAGGGAACAAATGCAAGGTGGATCGAATCGATTCCTCGTAAGGCATGATCGAACCTACCAGCACGTGCCAGAAGGGATACAGCGTAATCAGCACCATGAATACGAGAAACAGGATGTTCAAAGAATCGAATATTTTCCCGGATAGGCTTGTCGACTTTACGATGGTTGCTCACCGCCTTTAATAAATTCCTTGTCCGCTCATTTTCTTGGAGGCGCTATTTACGACGATAAGCAGGACGAAATTGATGACATTCAGAAACAGACCGATTGCCGTTGCCATGCTGTATTTCCCTTGGGTCAATCCGATCCGGTACACGTAAGTGTCGATGACATCGCCGCTTTCGTATACCATCGTGTTATACAGGTTGAATACTTGGTCGAACCCGCCGGTCATCATACTTCCAAAGTTCAATATAAGAAGAATAGAGATAATAGGAAGCAAGCTCGGCAGTGTAATATGAACGATTTGTTTGAACCGGTTCGCCCCGTCCACGGTAGCCGCTTCGTACAGATCCGGATTAACGCCCGATAAAGCGGCCAAAAAAATGATCGTACCCCAGCCGATTTCTTTCCATATGCCGGAGAGAACGAGAAGGGGACGGAACATGCCGTTGCTCGTCAGGAAGTTGACGCTGTCTCCCCCGAAAGCCGTAATGACTTTATTAACCAGCCCTTCATTGGAGAGCAGCGAGAAAATAATGCCCGAGATGGTAACCCAGGAGATGAAGTGCGGCAAGTACACGATCGTTTGGATCGAACGTTTGAACCATTTAAGGCGCACCTCATTTAATAAGATGGCTAGGAAGATCGGAGCCGGAAATCCGAATACGAGTCGCAGCAGGTTGATCTCGATCGTATTGCGGAACACTTGCCAGAACTTATCGGTCTTGAACAACTGCTCGAAATGATCGAACCCGACCCACGGGCTTCCCAGAATCCCTTTCGTGATCCAGAAATCTTTGAAAGCGATCGACGCACCGTACATCGGAATGTAATTAAATACGAATAAGAACACGATTGCCGGCAGCAGCATGACGTATAGCATTTTGTATTTCATCATTCGCTTCGTCATGTCGGCGGTCACCTGTCTTCTTCGGCGAATCCGATATTATCGCGCAAAGTAACGCTTCGACTCGTATTCGGTTCGATGTAGATATGACTCTCCATCGTCGGAATGATCGATAGCCTTCGGTTATTCTCGATGTAGACGTCGTTGCAATGACTAGCCATCAGACTGCCACGATAATATTCGCGGTTCGCGACGCAATTCTCATCTCCGTCTTGCGCCGTCTTCAACGGCCCGGCATTCGGGTTCACCAACGCATTATTCCGAAGGAATACGCGCTCGCAGGAAGACACGTAAATCGCTTGCTGCGGACAATTCACGATCGTGTTGTTCTCGATCCGGATATCCTGGAAGATAGGATAGTCCGTTCTGCCTTGGTCCAGATACACCCCCATATAGATGACGGCCATGTTCCAATGGTTCACGTCGCTGCTCTCGATCCAATTATCGCGAATCACTAGATTGCGTACGCCGAAACCTTCCGCCCAGCGCTCTTCCGCGCCGCATTCGATTTGTATAGCGGACCCCTGATTCCTATAGAAACGGTTATTTTCCACTAGACCCTCGCCGGCATGGAGCAGGATGCCTCTGGCCCGATTCTGATGGAAGAAATTATGGCGCACGACGTAGTGTCCGGAATCGTATCTTCGATTAAAAAGAATGGATCGGTCGTTAAGCTCGGCGGGAAGCTCGCTTGCGAATTCAAGCACGCATTGCTCTCGCCCTTCGTCCCAGCTTACGGCGGCAACATTCGCCGCAATTCCGGCCGGCGACAAATCCGCATGGCGGAACTCGACCGAATCCCCCGGGCCGAACGGATTGCGCCACCTTTGCACGCGGCTTAACCTTATCGTCTTGGCATCGATTCTCCGGAACCCTTGAACGGAATTGTCATGAATATTCAAGCAATCGTCGCCGTTGTAGCTGAAATCGCAACTATCGATGATAAAGTAGCCTTGCGAATTGCTAATGTGGCATCCGTCTGCCGTTGCGGTAATGCAGCGGGTCGTTCCGGGTCGCTTCACGATCCTGCATCGCTCCAACTTCCAATGATGCTGGTCCCCTGTCGATATGAACGCATGGCCCGGAGCGGAATATATCGTCACGTTCGATAGGGTCAAGTGCGCGTTGCCGTGCAGCTCTATCGCATTCGTGTCGTATACGTAGTGACGCACAATATAGGCTTGATCTTGCTTCAGGAAGCGGTACGATTCGGGCCTCGGGAGCTCGACGCGTAAGACGTTGCCTCCCATGGCGCTCGCCTTGCCCAGATGGATCCCGTTAAACTCGTGCCCCAGTTCGCAGCCCGGTGTGAGCGTAGCCGGGTTCATAGGGTTAAATGTACGAAGAGGGAACTCCTCGGGAACCGTATCGTATTCGGGAAAGACAAGGTCAAATGACGTCCCGTCTTCGGCAACTCCCCGAACGAGCCCAATGCTTGCGAGTTGCTTAACCTCCCAATCCCAGTCGACTGCAAAATGGCGGAATTCGACCCGCTCGCAGTTCCGAATATCGACAAACGCCTTCAAGGTAGAAAAGATAAATTCGGAGTCTCCTCCATCGAAGCGAAAATCGCTTAGGCCATCGAAAGTCGGATGATTTCCATCGCGGAAATAGTACACCCCTTTAGGCACGGTTAGTTCCGAGATTCCTTCGCTCTTACAATATTCGATTGCACGCTGGAATGCCGCTCCGTTGCAACGCTTCCCCCCGGCTCTAGCCCCGAATTCCGTCACGCTGACTTTCTTGTATTCCTTCCAGGAAGGACTCGTAATTTCGATGTCCATGCTATCTCTCCTTCTATAACGCCGCGTTAACCTAATGGCTACTATTATTGTGCCACAGCGTGTTTCGGGGTCACATGTGCTCAG from the Cohnella hashimotonis genome contains:
- a CDS encoding S-layer homology domain-containing protein, with the protein product MKKSIYRQFTIAALALIMAFSSLPLAAKPASAAQAGPPMFQDDFEGTNAAAWTIGSGSWVTEEGNNEPLFSDDFENGNAAKWTNNGGSWSAVQNGTSISYRQSAGGASELIAGDSSWTNYVYEADVKLVNGAGAMMDFRYQDSLHFYYLYMSETYIRLMKQNGSAQDWISAYDGPSLQTSATVGIKVEAIGNQFKIYRDGELVLSTADNSDPYLSGKIGLATWATSVEYDNVSVLDTTANHVFVQSDDNGGEAVSGELSWSNYSVQTRLALSSLSSDGSAGIRLRQQDSGDGYDMRYLSDSDGGKLQILKIINGEETIVAEAPFSMQTGRSYVWKGVAAGKYLDLYIDGNKYLSVVDSTYTTGKIALMLLNATASYDNVIVEQVSVPIISDGNTTFYVSSSLGDDNNDGLSEATAWRTLEKANEAEFHAGDNLLLKSGDRWNEPLILQGSGTAEYPIKVSSYGTGDKPVIAWNAPHGGSVLSGRNLSNWVIQGLALQIIPSSTQSWSNITAGIQLYYDNSNGHGNVLIDGNDVYSSTYDSNTNGIVISASVPGTDNKEVARDLTISNNTVHDIGWYAITTTGWDTEKNEELRSQLMYGNVKVSGNEVYNTASQGIVVQNAHNSVIERNVVHDGGLGTDTWGPGGLWFIASRDSVIKFNEIYNMKDANSGFDGAGLNIDWYCDNITVQYNYSHDNKGNGITTMSNYGTKIINNKVKGNKAQQSNGNGQIALGNFTGRPDLSSGLHNVEVASNTILVDVDGTSAINSASNPYGTWTGITIHNNNVVIGQGMPDNEVFSIAPNTSISAIDGNRIYSDSAAFRSILHGTEYTDLALWQAGTGYDLNSQVLPQDQTAPSSVSNVAAVADGYVQLTWELAEDQGSGIAHYNIYRSVTPQFELTYANMVGESASASFEDREDVQTNTTYYYRVEAEDRNGNVGVASDTVGITTGATVLTPEQPKLVDFMAPRDQDIISLASLIAKPYLSGIPNVRSVQLFVDDRLAQESDSFPYSFLLEGLKNGKHRLQYKVHDTNGGVIESAPITIDKQVVALRSLYATTAPIIDGDLSDWETADFRIDQLSQVNNIDSAFSDNWTPQKLKAAGNTRWDDTNLYVAVSVTEDEHHLSITNAADLWKGSSIQIAIDPDRGSAPGSKGYTEFAFGLTDDGSALAYRYHAIGGKVAGAYSSGQLSIVRNESTKLTDYEIAIPWSEIIPSGTPIGDGSSLGISVLANYSDGTHVNPASGDARNGWIEYNSGIGAGKAPGLFGYLLLGHQLLTAPAIGGTAMPGGKVSLIWPEVAGATGYTLKYGTASGTYTHTLELGNSTASEIEGLSIGTTYFFAVEAYDAYGVSELSNELRLTLHADDITIPSGNPGSTDHSDPTVAVIPVSTIGDTPLTLEIGQATITLSPSLLKAWIGQSDQLEGATIEVRAVPVTDSKKASIPTSDGRAMLRAASQMIDIRVSLFTSEGKQAAVEPYKGGLSLSLSYDIDANDELLGIYGYDEAAKQWEYIGGDIDPSQHRITVDLPYLGLYSVIEYKLTFEDVSSGHWAARALQALAAKHIVKGVTDARFNPSSVTTRAEFVTLLVRALHLQATNADTVFTDVRSDAWYADAIAAAVEAGIVLGKADNRFAPQEPITRMEMAAMIVRAIGLPTTNGEAKYADVNDIPQCSIPFVVAVSEAKLMQGKGDNRFAPGHEATRAEAAQLLYNLLNDHRK
- a CDS encoding SGNH/GDSL hydrolase family protein; the encoded protein is MNFQDGQKLLFIGDSITDSGRKDDPDGLGGGYVRMARDYLSIAHPAVFLQIENRGVSGETILDLHARWQEDVIALKPDWLTISIGINDEWKEVGLTKYRDTYCELLEETKKRTDASFILMETTIISEDPDDGKNERLLPYNQAIREVAQQFGAILVPQNRLFTSYLREQRRRTLTVDQVHMNSTGNWFMAMNWLKACGVIKE
- a CDS encoding KGG domain-containing protein — encoded protein: MARNDDNNTMSREEAGRMGGEATARTHDKEFYQEIGEKGGEARGGSNNRSQSDDRNGMSREEAGRKGGRS
- a CDS encoding YdhK family protein, giving the protein MKKTLLILGVTATLMLNGCARGANVEGMQAMDHQAHALSTATFEGLKKASAPAFPVGSKVTIHSDHMEGMNGAEGTVSGAFDTTLYAVTYKPATGGKTVHDHKWVIQEELKDAGEARYAPGDSVTLNADHMEGMMGAAATIDLVVKGTVYSVDYDPTTGGDTVKNHRWVSEDELSAR
- a CDS encoding carbohydrate ABC transporter permease — translated: MNILFLVFMVLITLYPFWHVLVGSIMPYEESIRSTLHLFPRRISFEAYEFVFSKDTIMRSLLVSLFVTVAGTLYQLFVTAITAYPLIKHDLPGRSAIFLFIIFTMFFGGGLIPYYLLIKNLGLVNSLAVMIIPAAISTYNMIVLKTFFQNIPIELEESAKMDGAGYMKIFFRIILPLSVPALATIALFIAVGQWNNWYTPMLFLNDKEIWPLAMVLRDILINNNMELTRGGSFVSEEFMLGDTIKNAVVIVSVVPIIVVYPFIQKHFVKGVMIGSIKS
- a CDS encoding extracellular solute-binding protein, with product MFNRRNKLVFAVMAAFALGSVLSGCGNNNNGAASSAPSAATASGSAVNAPSESAEPVELSVFSWMFEGADAPDSVIYKQLQEKLNIRIKPITASWNDWEEKLNVMIASGEMPDVFVSYGIDRPVQYRQWIKEGMVLPISDYADQYPNIKNSLANFEVLAKTTGNKQYSLPIYNEAGSGKDAVSGHNILIRKDWLDKLNLQVPTTIDEFYAVAKAFSENDPDGNGKKDTYGYTSSSGGVWWQYPIFNAFDTSTERWEKEEGQWTPEVISDETKDAVTFLNGMYNEKILDPEFMLNTDDKKIEKFVTGKVGMIIHNANATFYNDIYNKFLKASPDADPKSIFTWVGTLKGKSGIQRMDGFNNFWCETSINAGISEEKQKKALELLDYLLSDEGQNLMLNGVEGVHYKKEGDKIVPLLSDEEKSKDKAFSLKALVSWNTDYLPDSTPNKEDIVALSKSTGDYAVPNPLAYLNISEDALDPSIPNQLNDYVNEEIIKLIVESKDVNVDFVKFKDAWLSKGGTKVIEETNKEAVAEGR